One window of Terriglobia bacterium genomic DNA carries:
- a CDS encoding sulfatase-like hydrolase/transferase, with protein MRARFSHLALFLSAATLLQAQAKPGTTAEPRPRPDVYLITMDTLRADHVGCYGYKRVQTPNLDAVAADGARFTEAFTVSPITNSSHASILTGDYPSTHGVRDFGSPLAAKYPTWAELLKGNGYHTAAFIGAVILDSKALAPGFDRGFDFYDNFPEKAPGKSRWGRVERRGMEVAQRAEDWLRAHRAAPQFVWVHFYDAHDPYEPPAPYSEKYKDHLYDGEIAYADAALGHFLRFLRQQGRYDNALVIIVGDHGEGLGEHREDTHGIFLYDSTTHVPLLIKLPGSARAGRTIAAQVRTTDLLPTVLDVLGIKAPSKFDGTSLKPDLQGSETADRPALAETEYPLHFGWAPLRAARATGFKYIEGPQPELYDLHADPGELHSLYAPWDAKVRELRAMVATLPPLNPTSEGAVGPEKIAELKALGYFPETRGSTTVPEPSLLPDPKDKIEIQNLIHKADLAIEDGRTEEARADLQKAVALDASSAPALSELGQVEIKAADYPQAAEHLAAAVSLRPSDSNALYYLSVARAKAGDQAGAAEALEQSLRLAPTQFEARWLLGEVYGRSGQRKKAADELEAAVLMQPENSGVRLELGRILLEDKEYSAAVRQLEQVTRLQPKNAAAYTLLEQAYRATGNEAEARKAAANAARLGPKRTP; from the coding sequence ATGCGTGCCCGTTTCTCCCACCTCGCTTTGTTTCTCAGCGCAGCGACGCTGCTGCAAGCGCAAGCCAAACCTGGCACCACAGCCGAGCCGCGGCCGCGCCCCGACGTTTATCTGATCACCATGGATACGCTGCGCGCGGACCATGTCGGCTGCTATGGCTACAAGCGGGTGCAGACGCCCAACCTTGATGCCGTGGCGGCGGACGGCGCGCGCTTCACCGAGGCGTTCACCGTCAGCCCGATTACCAACAGCTCTCACGCCAGCATTCTGACCGGCGATTATCCCTCCACGCATGGAGTGCGGGATTTCGGCTCGCCCCTGGCGGCGAAATATCCGACCTGGGCGGAACTGCTGAAGGGAAATGGCTATCACACGGCGGCGTTCATCGGAGCGGTGATTCTCGATAGCAAAGCGCTGGCGCCGGGCTTCGACCGCGGCTTCGACTTCTACGACAACTTCCCCGAGAAAGCTCCCGGCAAGTCGCGTTGGGGGCGGGTGGAGCGCCGCGGGATGGAGGTGGCGCAGCGCGCGGAAGACTGGCTGCGAGCCCATCGCGCCGCCCCGCAGTTTGTGTGGGTGCATTTCTACGACGCGCACGATCCCTACGAGCCGCCGGCGCCTTACAGCGAAAAATACAAGGACCATCTCTACGATGGCGAGATTGCCTATGCCGACGCTGCCCTGGGGCATTTCCTTCGCTTCCTGCGGCAACAAGGCCGGTACGACAACGCGCTGGTAATCATCGTGGGCGACCACGGCGAGGGTTTGGGCGAGCATCGCGAGGACACCCACGGCATCTTTCTTTATGACTCGACCACGCATGTGCCGCTGCTGATCAAATTGCCGGGTAGCGCGCGTGCAGGCCGGACCATCGCTGCGCAGGTGCGCACCACCGACCTGCTGCCCACGGTGCTGGACGTGCTGGGCATCAAGGCGCCGTCGAAGTTCGATGGAACGTCGTTGAAGCCAGACCTCCAGGGCAGCGAAACTGCCGATCGGCCAGCGCTGGCGGAAACGGAGTATCCACTGCACTTCGGGTGGGCGCCGCTACGGGCGGCGCGCGCCACCGGCTTCAAGTACATCGAAGGGCCGCAGCCGGAGCTGTACGACCTACACGCCGATCCCGGCGAACTCCACAGCCTGTACGCGCCGTGGGACGCGAAAGTCCGGGAACTGCGCGCGATGGTGGCAACGCTGCCGCCGTTGAACCCGACCTCGGAGGGAGCGGTGGGCCCAGAGAAGATCGCCGAGTTGAAGGCGCTGGGATATTTTCCCGAGACCCGCGGCTCGACAACGGTTCCCGAGCCGTCGCTGCTGCCCGATCCCAAGGACAAGATCGAAATCCAAAATTTGATTCACAAGGCCGATCTTGCTATCGAGGATGGCAGGACAGAGGAAGCACGCGCCGATTTGCAGAAGGCGGTTGCGCTGGATGCGTCGTCGGCGCCGGCGCTATCAGAGCTTGGGCAAGTGGAAATCAAGGCGGCGGACTACCCGCAAGCTGCCGAACATCTCGCGGCCGCAGTCAGCCTGCGCCCCAGCGACTCCAACGCTCTCTACTACCTGAGCGTGGCGCGCGCGAAAGCCGGAGACCAAGCAGGCGCGGCGGAGGCGCTGGAGCAAAGCCTCAGGTTGGCGCCGACACAATTCGAGGCCCGATGGCTGTTGGGTGAGGTATATGGTCGAAGCGGTCAACGGAAGAAAGCAGCGGACGAGTTGGAGGCCGCGGTCCTGATGCAGCCGGAAAACAGCGGAGTCAGGCTGGAGTTAGGACGCATTCTGCTGGAGGACAAAGAATATTCCGCCGCCGTCCGCCAGCTTGAGCAGGTAACGCGCCTGCAGCCGAAGAATGCCGCGGCGTACACCCTGCTCGAACAAGCCTACCGTGCCACCGGCAATGAGGCCGAGGCCCGCAAAGCGGCCGCCAATGCCGCGCGCCTGGGGCCGAAGAGAACCCCATAA
- a CDS encoding DMT family transporter has product MPDLTSPALSLSAAVTWGAGDFSGGIAAKTANAFNVVVVAHATGLVFMLSLALLFGEPVPGSTTLLWGAVAGVIGGIGLAAFYKALAIGTMGINAPLSAVITALVPLLFSFITEGLPHAVQIIGFTLAMLSIWMIASPHGASGKSKGLALAVLAGIGFGGFLLCIKLAGSQSVFWPLVSARAASTLLMLAIFLLSSGAWNMGHAALSWMLLAGVFDSGANALFVAAAHRGRLDVAAVLSSLYPASTVVLARLVLKEHLSRLQFAGMVLALFAVAMIAGR; this is encoded by the coding sequence GTGCCCGACCTCACTTCTCCCGCTCTGAGCCTCTCCGCCGCCGTCACCTGGGGCGCAGGTGACTTCAGCGGTGGCATTGCCGCCAAGACCGCCAACGCTTTCAACGTTGTGGTGGTCGCGCACGCCACAGGCCTGGTGTTCATGCTGTCGCTGGCCCTGCTGTTCGGCGAACCGGTTCCGGGTTCAACCACCCTGCTTTGGGGAGCGGTCGCGGGCGTGATTGGCGGCATCGGCCTGGCGGCCTTTTACAAGGCTTTGGCCATCGGTACCATGGGCATCAACGCGCCTCTCTCAGCCGTGATCACCGCGCTGGTTCCACTGCTGTTCAGCTTCATCACCGAAGGTCTGCCGCATGCGGTTCAGATAATCGGGTTTACGCTGGCGATGCTGAGTATCTGGATGATCGCCTCGCCGCACGGCGCCTCCGGTAAATCCAAAGGCCTCGCCCTCGCCGTGCTCGCCGGCATCGGTTTCGGCGGCTTTCTTCTCTGCATCAAGCTGGCGGGATCGCAATCGGTGTTCTGGCCGCTGGTCTCCGCCCGCGCTGCCTCGACGCTTCTGATGCTGGCCATTTTTCTGCTGTCTAGCGGCGCTTGGAACATGGGCCACGCCGCGCTGTCCTGGATGCTGCTGGCGGGCGTCTTCGACTCCGGCGCCAATGCGCTGTTCGTCGCCGCCGCCCATCGCGGCCGCCTGGACGTGGCTGCCGTGCTCTCCTCTCTCTATCCCGCCAGCACGGTCGTACTGGCCCGCTTGGTGCTGAAGGAACATCTTTCGCGGTTGCAGTTCGCCGGCATGGTGCTCGCGCTTTTCGCGGTTGCCATGATCGCCGGAAGATGA